One Euphorbia lathyris chromosome 1, ddEupLath1.1, whole genome shotgun sequence DNA segment encodes these proteins:
- the LOC136202253 gene encoding uncharacterized protein isoform X2 — MYLRQVAANLSRRTLFLTQTINTSYHGIPPNSLPMKAKISDKYGSGNSGSRINQRDSYLWTIVAGQAAIILGMYANPAFAHASTESSTETELGGADKIGLRKIEDGSIISNIHTKKWRIFTDSGREYFLQGKLDQAEKFFISAIEEAKEGFGNRDPHVASACNNLAELHRVRKAFEKAEPLYLEAINILEESFGPEDIRVGAAFHNLGLFHLVRRKLEEARKCYERALKIKRRVLGLGHTDYADTMYHLGTVLYLQGKEKDAEALVQDSIQILEEAGQGESATCIRRLRYLSQMYLRSNRLPEAENVQRRILHVMELSKGWDSLETVIAAERLAQTLQAAGSLKEARELLGRCLNIQKRILPEDHSKICATMLQIARVAILNANRLREAHISEATAELDNARDLLYNSVRVARQVLNRLRNQYSSSQKNGASQEIRREGHATLILLCLLSTLTITPYALKKEEEKMCTF; from the exons ATGTATTTGAGGCAAGTAGCAGCGAACTTGTCAAGGAGGACCCTATTTCTCACTCAAACCATCAATACTTCTTATCATGGAATACCACCCAATTCACTCCCAA TGAAGGCAAAAATTTCCGACAAATATGGTTCTGGAAATTCTGGTTCGAGAATAAATCAGAGAGATTCTTATCTGTGGACTATCGTTGCTGGACAAGCTG CAATTATTCTTGGGATGTATGCCAATCCTGCATTCGCTCATGCATCAACAGAAAGTAGTACTGAAACTGAATTAGGAGGGGCTGACAAAATTGGATTACGCAAAATCGAAGATGGCTCTATAATATCAAATATACATACTAAAAAATGGAGAATATTTACTGATAGTGGGAGAGAATACTTCTTACAG GGAAAATTGGATCAAGCTGAGAAGTTCTTCATTTCTGCCATAGAAGAAGCCAAAGAAGGTTTTGGGAACAGAGATCCCCATGTTGCTTCTGCTTGCAACAACTTG GCTGAGCTGCATAGAGTAAGGAAGGCATTTGAGAAAGCAGAACCTTTGTATCTGGAGGCCATTAACATATTGGAGGAATCATTTGGTCCAGAGGATATACG TGTAGGGGCTGCCTTTCACAACCTTGGACTGTTTCATCTTGTGCGAAGGAAACTAGAAGAAGCTCGGAAATGCTACGAG CGTGCTTTAAAG ataAAACGGCGTGTCCTTGGACTTGGCCATACAGATTATGCTGATACTATGTATCATCTTGGAACA GTGTTGTATCtgcaaggtaaagaaaaggatGCTGAAGCCCTTGTTCAGGATTCTATTCAAATATTGGAG GAAGCTGGCCAAGGGGAATCTGCTACGTGCATAAGGAGATTAAGATATCTTTCTCAG ATGTATTTGAGATCCAACCGTCTTCCAGAAGCTGAGAATGTACAAAGAAGGATCCTACATGTTATGGAATTATCCAAG GGATGGGATTCTCTGGAAACTGTAATTGCAGCTGAAAGGCTGGCACAGACTCTACAGGCAGCTGGGAGCTTAAAGGAAGCACGAGAACTTTTGGGAAG GTGTCTAAATATTCAGAAGAGAATACTTCCTGAAGATCACAGTAAG ATTTGTGCTACTATGCTCCAAATAGCTAGGGTCGCAATCCTGAATGCAAATCGGCTTAGAGAGGCTCATATTTCTGAAGCAACCGCTGAGCTTGATAATGCTAGAGATCTTTTGTACAATTCAGTGAG GGTAGCACGGCAAGTATTGAATAGATTGAGAAACCAATACAGCAGCAGCCAAAAGAATGGGGCATCTCAAGAGATTAGAAGGGAGGGGCATGCCACATTGATCTTACTG TGTTTACTTTCCACCTTGACAATCACACCTTATGCACTCAAGAAAGAAGAGGAGAAGATGTGTACTTTCTAA